The DNA segment CCAACTTGAATACAAACAAAACTACGTAATGACAAAAGTGAACTCTCAAATCCAATTTaagaagaaaaatcaaaaaaCATTGGTCATATTTTTAGCTCCAATAGCAGCACCTTAGGCAGTTGCAAAGATTTAAGGCATAAAAGCTTTGAAATTCCCAAAAGGTGTAATCTAACAAAACAATTGATTCCATATACCATCAATTCCAGACATGATCTACCAAAGAATTGCAAGACAATGCAAATATACTACAGATTATATGTGAAAATACCAAAATAGACCGCTAATTCTAGTCCTATTCTGAAATCGATATCCAAAATAGCTGACTATATAGTAAGTAAACCATTTACCAGATCGAAAATCATATTTCAAAACAGAAAGAAACCATCAAATCAACCGATAAAGGGaaaaaattaagaacaaaaaGATGTACCCGGCGCTTTCCAGCTTCTAGATACTCTTGTTTCTGTGAAGAAGGCAAGGCCTAAGCCGACGCCATTTTCATTTTaccctttctctcttttttttcttttttttttttaatttaatgatgaGAATCCAAAATCAGCAGATGAACAAGGAAAACTTTGGAATATTCAAGTGCCTAAGATACCTAAATTCACAAAACTATGGATTTCGAAGCTAAAACGAGGCATCAGCTTTGAACAATTGGTGAaacacaagaaaaagaaaaggatactTATAAAGTAGATTCAAACCATTCTATGCCAAGGGATTAATTATAAATctgaaaccatttttaaaaggAACAAGGCTCACTAACATTCAAAGAACCCTTTCAATGGCTATGCTTTCAAAGGGTTTCCTCcattatgtttttttcttttcttttcttaccaTTTTCAGGATTGACCTTCAGCGAACTCTCTCAATGTCTACAAAGATGATGGATTTTATTGTCAAAATCATTTGATTTGCATTaatgccttaatttttttttccttttcaaataaTTCGATCTAGTTGATAGTATATCAATGTTGCAGCACACAATTTCGCAAGGAAGAAAACTAATTTACTTAGCATTGATATACTTGAGAATTGATCATAATTCATAAATTAGGTAAATAATTTCctataattttcagaattttcatatttttgattGATCAATCCACGGTTTCTCTCAACGATTTCCTAAATCTTTATATGTTTCTCCAAATTCATAATCTTTCTTACTTGATTATTGATTTTTCCTTAGGCGTTAGGAAATCATGCACTGTAATGCCTAATTGATAGgatgaaaaataaacaataattaagaacagaaacgaaaaagaaaaagaaaaagagtaagcGTACCTTGAGAATAAAATGAGGTACCTTGAGAATAAGATGAGGATTGAACCAAACCTCATCAACAAAAGGGAGGAGAGAATCTAGGAACGAAGGCCTAAGATAAATCAGAGTATTGGCGGTGAGAAGACCAGCGGTGACCAGCGGCTTCCACGGCAGCCGATAATATTCGTTGACGGTGTGAAGAGCCAACAACGATAGCATTCCATGAGACACCGCCCCTCTCCTCCATCTTCCATTGTCCATCGGCTATGGTTTTTGTTTGTAATTTTCACTTTGTGAATCACCAAAAAAACATCCAATGAAAGATTAAAAGAAAGAGAATCTTTCTTGCTATATATGCTTAGCATTGCCTTTTCCAGACTCTTCCTTCAGTTtctatttgtaaatttttctCTTTTGCAACCCAAGGGGAAGAGAAAAGGGaaagggaaggggaaggggaaggggaaggggaagaggaaaggggagaaaaattttcccatgttttggaaaatgtcttaccgaaagAAAAattgtaagacattttccctgaACAAGGTGTTAATTTTCTCGTGTTTTAGAAAAGCTTTTACAGTGGGAATTTGTTTTCCACCAAACAAACTGtggaaaatgatgaaattatttttcagaaaacaAAATACAAGcaaacaaacagaccctaaatttaattataaccttaaaataatttataatataagtaTCTCCCTATTTTAATCTTCTAAATTAGCAcctaattaattttgataatgtgTCTCTCTCTTATGCaagtaattttgaaaaaatgactcttttttatgtaatttgggaaccttaatctaatatatataacttttacacattaactttaatttttaatctactcatcatcaattaaaaattagttactaaagtatctacacatatttggccaatgttttatttaataactaaagcccAATAAACATTAACCAAATtatatcacttttaatttggtcTAATCTTTTATAATactaaataataacatgtaattacatttattatatatttattatatatgtgatgtccatattttccaatatcaaatattaaaatatctaaaattgTTTTGGTGGTTCTCTACGTCTTCTTGAAAAACCAaaattctaacttttttttttggctaaATATGTCAAATATGCAGTTttttttaattggccaaatattctattttttaaaaaaaattagagaaataaaTCGATTTTACAGAGGGAGTGTGAAAGTGCGTCCTCCAACAGTCATTTCCTTAACGGTAAAAATTCAAACACCAcaacgataaaatttttaaacaacccaatggttattttatttttctataactATCAggttattttcattctttttactAAAATCCAACTCTCTATATTCTTTTAAACTCCcaattctctcatttttctcaagATTTGTTCGAaattttcaaatacatttatttaaaaatattatatttttatttcattatttcatagaTTATTCATTTGATTAAATTTTCACGAATAACATGTTTTCTTATTCATTTCGATGACAAGCACATTTCTGCCGCTCAACCGGTAATggtaacaaaaaattaaattttttattttcaattaagttaaatttaaagtttttcaattttaaaatatttaaaattattttattttgttgatataAATAGGCGGATGATATTATTTTGGAGAGGTCCATACACAATTTATCAAAGAGCCCAAATACTGAAATTCGTGGTTATTTGCAAGACGTGAGATTCTTACATGCGTCTCATATGCTTGGGGACTGCAAATTGGATCCTACACTTATCAGCGCATTGATGGAAAAATGGAGACTCGAGACACACatattccatcttccatgcggtgagtgtacaattacactcgaGGACATAACTTTACAACTTGGTCTACCAGTGGATGGATCAATCGTTACAGGGTCAGTGATCGTTCTCGATAAAGAGGACCTTTACGAGGTATTTTTTGGGAATGTTCTGAACAAGTTTCAAGGTGCCCAAATATAAATGAGATAGTTGCAAGATAATTTCAAAGACCTTCCTTCAAACATAACTAACATCGTCAAAGAATAATAGGCCCGATCATTCATCCTGAGGTTAATTAGAGGTTTTCTAATGTTTGATAAATCTCAAAGTTTGGTACACATAAGATGGCTACTACACCTAATCGACTTCAAAGAATGTGGTCAACTAAGTTGGAGATCAGCCGTGTTGGCCATGTTGTACAAGGTGTTGTATCGGGCAACGGAACCAGATAAGATATCAATCGATGGTTGCCTGCTCCTACTACAATTATGGGTGTGGTGGCGACTACCATTTTTACGTCCCCTAATGAACGACCTTTACACATTTTCCATTGGTGacaaggtaaaattcatttgataattatatattgttatcataataaatgttgtttatttattatatgtttgaattaacatattgtTTAAGTATATGGAACCATGGGCCGAATTATGTAGGACAACCGAAGCAGTCTGAAGATATCCGACTATTGTTAGATCAACAATTGAAGCCAATGTTAGTTATTGAAATTTTCAAACCTATAATAATTACGCAATGattgagaatttaaaattttatagataacaaaatttataattgtgcattataaTTTGAATAGACACCATACGTTGATCCAGATATCATAGAATGCCTCCCACCTGAATTTTTGGTTATTTGGAGTATTTGGGACGCCAATGTGCCATTGATAGTTTACGCGACAATGGATATGAACGAATCGGATTGAGCTATATGACAATTCAAGTGGAGGCAAAATATTTCGCCGCTATCGCAAAACATCGAATCACTGTACAAGCTTGATTTACGGGGGAAAATCGACGAAAATTGAAAAGATTTTCACAATAAGTATATTGACATTTGGGATCATAGGATGGATTTCTTACCCATTCGCGAACTTTTTTTCTCATCGGATACAACAACCTCTTTAGAGTACATGCCTTGGTTTAGACTCACCGGTAAGCCATATCTACTATTGATGGAGGCGAATGGTAGGCAAATTTGTTTGAAGAGGCCACGACGACCACCCTAACATCGTAGGTCCAAAGCAAGTGCCGCGACGGGTTTGTGATCGGCTGCAACTCAATAAGGGGTACCAATGTTTACACTACATTCCGGTCAATTCCCTTCATATATTTCTATTCTTTTTAATAACCCCATGTATTTTTCACAAGCATCACATTATGAACCACACTATGCACTACCACAACATCATGTATCTACACCTTTTTGTAGCTATGTATTTCACGGCACCTTCGTCCCCAACATATTACACCTTGATGTCAACATTGATGCCGACACAAATGCCAACATCAATACAGACATATTCGTCAATAATAATGATTCCAAAATATTATACACAATCGGGTTTTACGACATCGTATGGTTATTCATCGATAATGTCACAAACACCCATCACGTTGTTGTTTTATCAAGGTGGCTCATCGTCACAACCACCTTCTCGTAGAATGGAGGACACATGATGAGAGGCTAGGATGACACCGCATTCAATCACGAAAGAAGGAGATGGAGATGAAGACAAATATGAGGGTGGAGATAGAGATGGAGACGATGGTTAAGATGAAGATGAATACGGAGGTTGAGGTGAAGATGAAGACAATGATCACAACTAAGAAGATGAGTCGGCACCCCAAGTTGTACGTAGAAATCCTACCCACAACTGTCAATCACAGCCCTATAGCACATATTTGGCCCAACGACACTCatgatatattttttcatttactttttgtaatgtaaatataatttatatcaataaaatatgatcattttttatatttacgtTGCAAATCATAATTGTCTTTGTTGAATTCTAATATATATTGTACGGAATTTTCCATATATAACATTTGATATGAAACATGTAACAATCTGAaagtcagtggtgtcagaaaacTTGATTTCAAGACCTTATTTTCGTAAATcaaagccataaatatttttattcaatatttatggAGTCATATAGTAGgcaaataaaatttttgatagattattttatcaaattagtaattaattaaggtacaaaaactaaattgtaaaaatggtaaaagtttaaTCACtagataaattttaattggtaCTTAAAGTAgggcttaaaatgaaaaatttttcgcTATATGAATGTTAGTAGACTGTGGCAAATACAAATGAAATACCAAAAAAATGAATAGATTTTGTACAAAAGAAAAGTAGCATTGTAatcaatttttttacaaaaaaaatatatatgtcagTGACATTGAGTCTTCAATACATCCCTTAAATGTTGACATGTTTCCTTCGTATGCCTTGGGTTTCTACAATAGCCACATAACATCTGTTGATTGTCCCTCTCCCAAACATCCATATTGGTGCGTATCTAAGTAGAATTCGAACAACCTTTTGGGAGGCGCCGCAAGTTGAGATTTGGTGCCAACTCGAATGAGGCGCTGGACACTGGCGGCCACATATTCTCATCTAGGACGGGTAGGAATTCCGATCTCCATACATTATGCATGTGTTCCAGTCTGTACACTTCGTTAATGTAATACATATACTGTATTTGTACATTCACATATTCAATAACTGTATGTGCGCACGAGAATCGAAGTGCTTAGAATCTCCCACAATCGTAGGTCCATTTTGATAGGTTAACACGATATGCTGCACCTGACTTGTCTTGGTCAAGTGTAACGTGCTCCGTGACCCAAAATTTCAAGTTTGGACGCGAATGATACACTACATACATAGTGTTCGCTCTCTCTACATTTCGTCTAAATTTTTTCATGACATCCTTGCGTCAAACATGATCGTCTATTATTTTTCCAACATATACCTCATCCCACTTTAGAAACAAGGCTGCCAAGAAAAAATATGTTTCTTTGACAACTGAGGTTATTAACAAATGACGCGTTCTCTTCAACACAGAATTGATGCATTTCACTAAGTTCAATATCATATGCCCGTATTATAGGTCTCTGTCATATGATTGCGTCCACTATTTGAAAGGTATGTTAGCAAGGTACGTCGCACCGAAGCTATTGATAGAGTGCAAGTTATCCAACATTTCGTGGAACCAATGTTGGACGAGCTTGTACCTTGTCGAGGAAAAATATACCCATGAATGCAAACAATGAACGAAATATGGTATAGCATGATTGCAAAAATAGTGGCAACTACATACCCATGTCAATGACTTGATCTCGTTCACTTTTCAAAGGCTATTTTTAGTGGTAGTTAAAGCCGACATGTCGTATACAGTACCTATGGTGTGTGCGATTCTAAAGGCTACCATGTCGTTCAATAGCAGCCAAGATTCTGATTCCTCTGTCAGATATGACATATATGTCGGGCTAGAGGTAAACATGATGGCGTAATCGACTAAGGAAGAAATATCAGTCATCTATCTTTTTTTCCTGgagttattgcaaatgcaatcgGCAAAATCTTTCAATTACTATCATGGGCAACAACCATCAACAATCGATGCTCATACTTCCTGTACAAACAGGTGCCGTCAATTTGTATCAAGGCTTACAGTGCCGGAAAGCTTCCCTGTATTGATCGAATGTCCAAAATCATCAACGGAAAACTCTTTTCTAGGGAACCAGATAATTGCGAAAGTACGTTGTGTGCGTTTCCAGATAGTGATGGAACCTGGTACATATCAATCCAGTACTTGACACAATTACCACAATCATTATATGACCTGTTCCACTTGTGATGCAACTTATCTCTAGCATTTTTTTTGCGACACATGCCTTATAGTATAATGGTATGCAATTGTATTGGCTACGGATGTTGGTAATCAACACCAGCACAGGAATCCTAAGACTCACTTTCACCATAAGTAAAATTATATCAGATATCATGTCGGAGTCTAGCCTCAAATAATCTTGACTTACACCTACAAAGTACGAGTCAAAGTTACATTATTAGGAAAAACGAGACACCTGCAAAGTACGAGTCAAAGTTACGTTATTAACAAAAACAAAGACCCTTGTCAAGTCATATTGAAATATCGGGTGATCACATCGCGCACCTATTGCAACAAAAGTATGTGGATCGGTATACTTctttattgtttataattttgTCTTCTTCCGAAAAAATGCCATGATTTTCCATTGGTATCTCCCATCATGCTATAACACCCCACACCTGAACCGTCCACTAGATTTGAATATGGAGCATCACAAATGGATCGGGTTCACCTATTCTTAATTTGCCTAACTTAAATGCTATAAAATTGTCTAAATTTTTCCTAATAAtgaaaattaaagtaataaatctTACAATAAGGCCTTAAGTTATTGAATGCTTAGTCTCTTAATTCTCTATCTATATCTgactatttttttacaataaaatttttacataTCCCTTCAAAGGCTAACTAAGCCTTTACCCAAATCCTAAGTGCGTTATCTGGCCATGACATAAAAATCCCTGAGGCAAAGCCTCTAATGGTACCATTTTCTATGTGCATGACTTTAATGGCCTGTGATCTTCAATTTCATCTCTATTTGGCTAGGTCCCTTAGCTGAGTCATCGAATAACCTCACAAATCCTACTAACATCGAAACAACTctagtaagttcaaatgaacttaatgAGTTCCTGTGCTGCATCATAATTAAACCCTATTGGACAAAGGTATCAACGTAAAATAAACTAAATGTAAATTCTCCCCCTGCTTGCTAAAGAAATTTTTTCTTGATCAGGGTGGTGAACTCCACCTGAATATCTGAGCTAGTTGGCTCATTATAAGACCTTCCCTTAGTCggattgtaacaccctgaaagtTGCTACAGTAAAAAAAGTGAGATATTATCTTTGATGCAGTAAAAtgaggaaataaagtgacaaaaagggaaagtttgagttatgtcaacaaaatctatttaggaagtatattatgatatattaattcaagaaatgactaGATCACAAAAGTGAAAAAATTTTGtaacccaagagtaaatactcaaaatttaaagggttgaagtgtaaatatggaaaagttgaaggaccaatagtacaaatattttaagggtggaagaatatagaaactaaggaaaatggatgaattaggaccaaattgaataagtgaaaaaAGTATGATGGGTTAAatcgtaatttttctaaaatgagtGATGATTCAATGGAAGAATTTTGAAGGATCataaggggcaaaatggtcatttagaaaGAAAGATATTGTGAAGGGTAATGATagtgttggtgatattttagattaattaaataaatattagtttactaaaattttaatttgacatttatttatattttattaaattttacttagtatataaggaaagaaaaatgaagattCCTGTTCGTCTTTCCATGCtactaacgtgagaagaagaaaagaaagaaagaaaattttcttttatttacaatttagtatttttaccaaaaatccaccattttcacttagaaatcaaaagaattttcatagctatcaagagagaaaaataataaagagactttggagagctagaatatcaagttagattcaaaagaatagaagttggaggagagagaaagtcAAGTTAAAGTTTGGTTTTAGGAGAATAATGTATGAATGTTAaggttttatgttttttttttaaagtttagtagtgatagaaaaacataaaaatggtgTTAAAGTAAAGATTACTCATGAGGAAAATATTGTGTATTTGACATGTTGATGAATAGAGAAGTTGAGTAAGTGAATCAAGTGGTCGGAGAATAGTAAAACAAGGGATTTTGATAAAAAAGAGGTAAGTGCCCATGAACTTCCTtgttatttaaggattaaaatgtgtTCTTTGTAAAGTAAgtagtaattaagtaaatatatatagtgTGAAATAATTTCTTAAGTGAAGgaggaaattataataaaagtataatagTTGGGTTATGTGTTAGCaaaaaatatacaaagtattagataagtgaaattatggaaaatgtaaaattttatggaaataaggactaaattgaaagacttGAGAAATACATGTGGTGGAAATAATACAAATGAAATACATAGAAACTTGATATggaaaatgagatagtggaattaattatgtaaattaagtGAGACGTCAAAGAAAAATTGTGTAATAATGAATAGAGaacttttatgaaaaaaaagTGGTTAAATTGGAAAGTTATAAAAGTTTACAAGGAAATATTGATAATgaaacacataaaaataaaagaatatatgaattttgtaATCGAAACTACAATTATTTCCTAAGttgtggaaattaagggttaaatcataaatttggaaaaatttatattagaaatagAAAAGTGAAGTGCATAACactaaaaatgagaaaaattgatGTTGTAGtgaattttggaatattaataagtattgaattaaattatatgtgttattaaaagtaaaatatattgcTACGCGAAATATTGTGctaatgactaaattacaaaatacatAAAAGTGATATGTCAAAtacatgataaggattattagtgaattatggatgaatattgaatttagaaatatattacatgtattaaagatAGTGAAGATATAAGTATACGGATTATTgatacaaggattaaattgtaaagtatgtaaaagcattgcgaaaagtg comes from the Gossypium hirsutum isolate 1008001.06 chromosome A06, Gossypium_hirsutum_v2.1, whole genome shotgun sequence genome and includes:
- the LOC107887247 gene encoding uncharacterized protein isoform X1, whose translation is MDNGRWRRGAVSHGMLSLLALHTVNEYYRLPWKPLVTAGLLTANTLIYLRPSFLDSLLPFVDEVWFNPHLILKVPHFILKLEEFCKKKVAEKSKKATSTSQTNISDVSLNEKQQLEYLVVSLNEKLCSIYLSKLIVANENILEKKHDFYSTK
- the LOC107887247 gene encoding uncharacterized protein isoform X2, yielding MDNGRWRRGAVSHGMLSLLALHTVNEYYRLPWKPLVTAGLLTANTLIYLRPSFLDSLLPFVDEVWFNPHLILKLEEFCKKKVAEKSKKATSTSQTNISDVSLNEKQQLEYLVVSLNEKLCSIYLSKLIVANENILEKKHDFYSTK